In Zingiber officinale cultivar Zhangliang chromosome 1A, Zo_v1.1, whole genome shotgun sequence, a genomic segment contains:
- the LOC122003180 gene encoding TRAF2 and NCK-interacting protein kinase-like, with translation MGKGWRNGLTERRKRCTTVFLPTLLPSATAGSHGLFHDSTSTKTKTRPKPKLSRRDTPQKTLAAPTSLLSFSTLPPRLPSCPSRSESSPRVKRTPDLSPLLLLSCRSAARREPPDLSPSSSPGASPSRSESSPLLPHEEASPAASPSRSALSSSLLDGIPVFMIVGKKLILKLNKYSSALHRSYLSKEEAFRAFNSYKEKQHGFFAPTVQKCSSSTLGSTLHPQVLVKK, from the exons ATGGGGAAGGGGTGGAGGAATGGACTCACCGAGAGAAGGAAAAGATGCACTACTGTTTTTCTTCCTACACTGCTTCCTTCTGCTACTGCAGGCTCCCACGGGTTGTT CCACGATTCCACGTCAACTAAAACCAAAACTCGGCCAAAACCAAAACTCTCCCGCCGCGACACTCCGCAAAAAACCCTAGCCGCCCCGAcctctctcctctccttctccactCTCCCGCCGCGACTACCCTCCTGCCCTAGCAGAAGCGAGTCGAGTCCCCGCGTGAAGAGAACCCCCGACCTCTCccccctccttctcctctcctgcCGCTCTGCCGCGCGAAGAGAACCCCCCGACCTCTCCCCCTCCTCCTCTCCTGGCGCGAGCCCTAGCAGAAGCGAGTCGAGTCCCCTTTTGCCGCACGAAGAGGCCTCTCCTGCCGCGAGCCCTAGCAGAAGCGCTCTAAGTAGCTCTTTATTG GACGGAATCCCGGTGTTTATGATAGTTGGGAAGAAACTCATACTCAAGTTAAACAAATATAGCAGTGCATTGCATAGATCATATCTCAGTAAAGAGGAAGCATTTAGAGCTTTTAATTCATACAAGGAGAAACAACATGGTTTCTTTGCCCCTACTGTCCAAAAATGTTCAAGCTCAACTTTGGGTTCAACTTTGCATCCTCAAGTTCTAGTGAAAAAATGA